One window of the Salvelinus alpinus chromosome 13, SLU_Salpinus.1, whole genome shotgun sequence genome contains the following:
- the LOC139537911 gene encoding zinc finger protein 271-like translates to MCKLQLLNVFITERLTTAAVEIFVSAEKTLAEYQERLTTAAFEIFVVVEKTIAEVQGENDRLRGLLLDHLGADPQQLTLPEEEVSPKQQQHCEQEWSPSPGQEDPEPTQITEEQEELRTSQEEEQLQRLRSATTEVVQLIFIPPCVESDCDQDSKTDSLPSNTTEQTQTALDDEDYRASQLTSHSHPLSTVNPHCSSALSEIIVSIDEDESEELPSRSKRTREKKKQSSQVCTKTKTTSELKAPLKSHTSRRPYKCHVCSKSFKTPGPLKVHWRIHKGEKSHSCPFCHQSFKSINGLQLHQKVHTREKERPQQCPVCNESFLGIASLKEHQRIHTGIPYQCTECGNSFRVKKDFNKHIRTTHPEREPVTHPEREPVTHPEREPVTHPEREPVTHPEREPVTHPEREPVTHPEREPVTHPEREPVTHPEREPVNHPEREPVTHPEREPVTHPEREPHQCFVCRKSFTTLSYLVIHQRIHTGEKPYQCHVCRKSFIRKEYLIKHMVNHTGEKPYLCNVCGKTFLRKAYLRVHMVTHTGEKSFKCPVCEKGFISSTCLKLHQRIHTGEKPHKCNLCSKSFIRKACLRVHVVTHTGEKPHPCNVCSKSFTQKKGLSVHMRTHTGEKPFKCLVCEKCFTYSNKLKCHQQIHTGEKPYKCHICSKTFTQSGGLSRHMKTHTGEKPYKCSVCEKRFTSPTNLKLHQRIHTRVKSFMCPACEEGFTSSSLLKRHQQNHCGEKTEKKLPEETFLCSDCGKSFGTMSYLRVHMTTHTGEKAHKCPACDNCFTTASDLKVHQKIHNGGKPYQCKECDKCFTQRSTLKKHIGSHTELHMCHVCSKNFTQKGNLTQHMRTHTGEKPFKCSVCEGGFTSAPSLKLHQQIHTGEKPHQCEVCGKRFIQKGNLTGHMKTHTGEKPFKCEVCGKSFLQRGNLTIHMKIHTGEKSFKCSICEKRFATLRDMTRHKRIHTGEKPYRCNDCDKCFNQSSSLKSHTKNIHKRERT, encoded by the exons ATGTGTAAACTACAGCTGTTGAATGTGTTTATCACCGAGCGTTTAACAACAGCAGCAGTGGAGATATTTGTTTCGGCAGAAAAGACGTTAGCAGAGTACCAGGAGCGGCTAACAACAGCGGCATTTGAGATATTTGTTGTGGTGGAAAAGACGATCGCAGAGGTTCAGGGGGAGAACGACCGTCTACGGGGACTTCTTCTAGATCATTTAGGAGCAG atcccCAGCAGCTAACTCTCCCTGAAGAGGAGGTTTCCCCTAAGCAGCAGCAGCATTGTGAGCAGGAGTGGAGCCCCAGTCCGGGGCAGGAGGACCCAGAGCCCACACAGATTACAGAGGAACAGGAGGAACTCAGGACcagtcaggaggaagagcagcttcaaAGACTTAGGTCTGCTACCACAGAGGTTGTACAGTTGATATTTATTCCTCCCTGTGTGGAAAGTGACTGTGACCAGGACAGCAAGACAGACTCTCTACCCAGCAACACAACTGAACAGACCCAAACAGCATTGGATGACGAGGATTACAGAGCATCACAACTAACCAGtcactctcatcccctctctacaGTAAATCCACACTGTTCTTCAGCTCTGAGTGAAATCATTGTCAGTATTGATGAAGACGAGAGTGAAGAACTACCGTCAAGGTCAAAGAGAACACGGGAAAAGAAAAAACAAAGCTCTCAAGTCTGCACTAAGACCAAGACAACCAGTGAGCTGAAAGCACCTTTAAAGTCTCACACAAGCAGGAGACCATACAAGTGTCATGTGTGCAGTAAAAGCTTTAAGACACCAGGCCCTTTAAAAGTACATTGGAGAATTCACAAAGGGGAGAAATCACACAGCTGTCCTTTTTGTCATCAAAGCTTTAAGTCAATAAACGGTCTACAACTACACCAGAAAGTTCACacaagggagaaagagagaccacaGCAATGTCCTGTGTGCAATGAATCCTTTCTTGGCATAGCTTCTTTAAAAGAGCATCAGCGAATTCACACAGGTATCCCATATCAGTGTACAGAATGTGGCAATTCCTTCCGAGTCAAgaaagacttcaacaagcatatAAGGACTACTCACCCAGAGAGAGAACCAGTGACTCACCCAGAGAGAGAACCAGTGACTCACCCAGAGAGAGAACCAGTGACTCACCCAGAGAGAGAACCAGTGACTCACCCAGAGAGAGAACCAGTGACTCACCCAGAGAGAGAACCAGTGACTCACCCAGAGAGAGAACCAGTGACTCACCCAGAGAGAGAACCAGTGACTCACCCAGAGAGAGAACCAGTGAATCACCCAGAGAGAGAACCAGTGACTCACCCAGAGAGAGAACCAGTGACTCACCCAGAGAGAGAACCACATCAGTGTTTTGTTTGTAGAAAAAGCTTCACAACATTGAGTTATCTAGTAATCCACCAGCGAATTCACACCGGAGAGAAACCGTATCAGTGCCATGTTTGCAGAAAAAGCTTCATTAGGAAGGAATACCTCATTAAGCATATGGTAAATCACACGGGAGAAAAGCCATATCTGTGCAATGTTTGCGGCAAAACCTTCTTAAGGAAGGCGTACCTGAGAGTACATATGGTAactcacacaggggagaaatcgTTTAAATGCCCTGTATGTGAAAAAGGCTTCATATCATCGACTTGTCTCAAACTCCACCAGAGAATCCATACAGGGGAGAAACCCCATAAGTGTAACCTATGCAGCAAAAGCTTCATTAGGAAGGCGTGCCTGAGAGTACATGTGGTAactcacacaggggagaaacctcaTCCTTGTAACGTTTGTAGCAAAAGCTTCACTCAGAAGAAAGGCCTGAGCGTGCATATGAGgactcacacaggggagaaacctttCAAGTGCCTTGTATGTGAAAAATGCTTCACCTATTCAAATAAGCTAAAATGCCACCAGCAaatccacacaggggagaaaccataTAAGTGCCACATCTGCAGCAAAACCTTCACTCAGAGTGGAGGCCTGTCACGTCATATGAAGactcacactggagagaaaccatataaGTGTTCTGTATGTGAAAAACGTTTCACATCACCGACTAATCTTAAACTCCACCAGCGAATCCATACAAGAGTGAAATCATTTATGTGCCCCGCGTGTGAGGAAGGCTTTACATCGTCAAGTCTTCTAAAACGTCACCAGCAGAATCACTGTGGAGAGAAGACAGAAAAAAAATTACCAGAAGAAACATTTCTCTGCAGTGATTGTGGCAAAAGCTTCGGTACCATGAGTTACCTGAGAGTGCATATGACgactcacacaggggagaaagCTCATAAGTGTCCTGCGTGTGATAATTGCTTTACAACAGCCTCTGATCTAAAAGTCCACCAGAAAATTCACAATGGAGGGAAACCATATCAGTGCAAGGAATGTGACAAATGCTTCACTCAAAGGTCAACATTAAAAAAACACATAGGGTCTCACACAGAACTGCATATGTGTCACGTGTGCAGCAAGAACTTCACCCAAAAGGGAAACCTGACACAACATATGAGgactcacacaggggagaaaccgttCAAGTGCTCTGTATGTGAAGGAGGCTTCACGTCAGCCCCTTCTCTAAAACTCCATCAGCAAATTCACACTGGCGAGAAACCACATCAGTGTGAAGTTTGTGGCAAACGCTTCATTCAGAAGGGAAACCTGACAGGACATATGAAgactcacacaggggagaaaccctttaAGTGTGAAGTTTGTGGCAAAAGCTTCCTTCAGAGGGGAAACCTGACAATACATATGAAgattcacacaggggagaaatcttTTAAGTGTTCTATATGTGAAAAGCGCTTCGCAACACTGCGTGATATGACACGCCACAAGAGAATTCACACGGGAGAGAAACCATATCGCTGCAACGATTGTGACAAATGTTTTAATCAGAGTAGTTCCCTTAAATCACACACGAAGAATAttcacaagagagagagaacataa